The Chloroflexota bacterium region CATTGTTGTAGTTGGCTGGGGCGATTAGCCAGTATCTAGTCAAGCTCGTACTCCAAAGGGTTATCAGAGAAAGCAATCGAGGAACAGAGTTTCTGTTCCTCGATTCAAGCTACCGGAATCGACGCGTTCTGCCTATCCTCCAGTTTCAGCCACAAAGGGGGTCGCCTCAAAGCGTTCTATGCGGTCACGGGTTTCTTCCCACCAGTCTGCTTCTCGGGGGAGGATTACCTGGCCGGAGCGTAGGTGGTAGTCCTGGGGGTTCTCGACGCCGGGGGGTGGGGCGCCGTCCTCGGCGAGGGCGCGGGCGGCGGCGAGGAGCTTGCGGCGGGTGCGGATGATCATCTGGTCCGTGGTGCCGAGGTGCTCGCTGGTGCGGTCCAGGATGGTGCCCATGCCCTCGGTCATCGCCATGTCCTGCTGGCGGATGCCGGTGATGCCGGACCAGCTCTTCATGGTGCGCTGGGCCTCGCGATCGATCTGGAAGTCGTTGTCCCAATTCTGTTCGATGACGTAGCGGTCGTACCA contains the following coding sequences:
- a CDS encoding (2Fe-2S)-binding protein translates to WYDRYVIEQNWDNDFQIDREAQRTMKSWSGITGIRQQDMAMTEGMGTILDRTSEHLGTTDQMIIRTRRKLLAAARALAEDGAPPPGVENPQDYHLRSGQVILPREADWWEETRDRIERFEATPFVAETGG